In Streptomyces sp. NBC_01551, one DNA window encodes the following:
- the rplQ gene encoding 50S ribosomal protein L17, which produces MPRPAKGARLGGSAAHEKHLLANLAKSLFEHGRITTTEAKARRLRPVAERLITKAKKGDIHNRRLVLQTITDKSIVHTLFTEIAPRYENRPGGYTRITKIGNRRGDNAPMAVIELVEALTVAQQATGEAEAATKRAVKEAEATEAPAAEETKEA; this is translated from the coding sequence ATGCCGCGTCCCGCAAAGGGTGCCCGTCTGGGCGGCAGCGCCGCGCACGAGAAGCACCTCCTCGCGAACCTCGCGAAGTCGCTCTTCGAGCACGGCCGCATCACGACGACCGAGGCCAAGGCCCGCCGCCTGCGTCCGGTCGCCGAGCGTCTGATCACCAAGGCGAAGAAGGGCGACATCCACAACCGTCGCCTCGTTCTGCAGACGATCACGGACAAGAGCATCGTGCACACGCTGTTCACCGAGATCGCCCCGCGCTACGAGAACCGCCCCGGTGGTTACACGCGCATCACCAAGATCGGCAACCGTCGCGGCGACAACGCCCCGATGGCCGTGATCGAGCTGGTCGAGGCCCTTACGGTCGCCCAGCAGGCCACCGGTGAGGCCGAGGCCGCCACCAAGCGCGCGGTCAAGGAGGCGGAGGCCACCGAGGCTCCCGCCGCCGAGGAGACCAAGGAGGCCTGA
- the truA gene encoding tRNA pseudouridine(38-40) synthase TruA yields MSDEVEPGHVRVRLDLSYDGKDFSGWAKQRTLRTVQGELESALKTVMRLPEPVELTVAGRTDAGVHARGQVAQFDLAEEVWAEHHDKLLRRLAGRLPHDVRVWKAAEAPEGFNARFSAIWRRYAYRVGDHQAGVDPLRRGHVLWHQWPLDVDAMNRASAALLGEHDFAAYCKKREGATTIRTLQQLSWERAEDGIVTATVRADAFCHNMVRSLVGALLHVGDGHRPVEWPGQVLAAAVRDSSVHVVRPHGLTLEEVGYPADELLAARSKEARNLRTLPGAGCC; encoded by the coding sequence GTGAGTGACGAGGTGGAGCCCGGGCACGTCCGGGTGCGGCTGGACCTGTCGTACGACGGGAAGGACTTCTCCGGCTGGGCCAAGCAGCGCACGCTGCGTACGGTCCAGGGCGAGCTGGAATCGGCCCTGAAGACCGTGATGCGGCTGCCCGAGCCGGTCGAGCTGACCGTCGCAGGGCGGACCGACGCCGGGGTGCACGCCCGCGGTCAGGTGGCCCAGTTCGACCTGGCCGAGGAGGTGTGGGCCGAGCACCACGACAAGCTGCTGCGCCGGCTCGCCGGGCGGCTGCCGCACGACGTACGGGTGTGGAAGGCCGCCGAGGCCCCCGAGGGGTTCAACGCGCGCTTCTCCGCCATCTGGCGCCGGTACGCCTACCGCGTCGGCGACCACCAGGCCGGGGTGGACCCGCTGCGCCGCGGGCACGTCCTGTGGCACCAGTGGCCCCTGGACGTGGACGCCATGAACCGGGCGTCCGCCGCGCTGCTCGGGGAGCACGACTTCGCCGCGTACTGCAAGAAGCGCGAGGGCGCCACGACCATCCGTACGCTCCAGCAGCTCAGCTGGGAGCGGGCCGAGGACGGGATCGTCACCGCGACCGTCCGGGCCGACGCGTTCTGCCACAACATGGTCCGCTCGCTGGTCGGCGCCCTGCTGCACGTCGGCGACGGCCACCGGCCCGTCGAATGGCCCGGGCAGGTGCTGGCCGCGGCCGTACGGGACTCCTCGGTGCACGTGGTCAGGCCGCACGGGCTGACCCTGGAGGAGGTCGGCTACCCGGCGGACGAGCTGCTGGCCGCGCGCAGCAAGGAGGCGCGGAACCTGCGCACCCTCCCGGGCGCGGGCTGCTGCTGA
- a CDS encoding ABC-F family ATP-binding cassette domain-containing protein, translating to MPRMGHLEASHLEYYLPDGRVLLPDVSFRVGEGSVVALVGANGAGKTTLLKMISGELQPHGGGITVSGGLGVMSQFVGSVRDETTVRDLLVSVAQPRIREAAKAVDRAEQLILTVDDEAAQMAYAQALSDWADVQGYEAETLWDVCTMAALAIPYDTAQFREVRTLSGGEQKRLVLEALLRGPDEVLLLDEPDNYLDVPGKRWLEEQLKATRKTVLFVSHDRELLTQAAEKIISLEASPTGSDVWVHGAGFDTYHDARKERFARFEELKRRWDEEHARLKALVLRLRNQAASSPDMASRYRAMQTRFQKFEEAGPPPEPPREQDIRMRLKGGRTGVRALTVENLELTGLMKPFSLEVFYGERVAVLGSNGSGKSHFLRLLAGEDVKHTGTWKLGARVLPGHFAQTHAHPELFGRTLVDILWTEAAKPLGAAMGVLRRYELERQGEQPFEKLSGGQQARFQILLLELAGTTALLLDEPTDNLDLESAEALQDGLESYDGTVLCVTHDRWFARTFDRYLVFGSDGVVRETQEPVWDERRVKRERT from the coding sequence ATGCCCCGCATGGGACATCTCGAAGCCAGCCACCTGGAGTACTACCTTCCCGACGGGCGGGTCCTGCTCCCCGACGTCTCCTTCCGTGTGGGGGAGGGGTCGGTCGTCGCCCTCGTCGGGGCGAATGGGGCCGGCAAGACCACCTTGCTCAAGATGATTTCCGGGGAGCTCCAGCCGCACGGCGGCGGCATCACCGTCTCCGGCGGGCTCGGCGTCATGTCGCAGTTCGTGGGCTCCGTACGGGACGAGACGACCGTGCGCGACCTGCTGGTCTCGGTGGCGCAGCCGCGGATCCGGGAGGCCGCGAAGGCCGTGGACCGCGCCGAGCAGCTGATCCTCACGGTGGACGACGAGGCCGCCCAGATGGCGTACGCGCAGGCGCTCAGCGACTGGGCCGACGTCCAGGGCTACGAGGCGGAGACCCTGTGGGACGTCTGCACGATGGCCGCGCTGGCGATCCCGTACGACACCGCGCAGTTCCGCGAGGTGCGCACGCTCTCGGGCGGTGAGCAGAAGCGGCTCGTGCTGGAGGCGCTGCTGCGCGGGCCGGACGAGGTGCTGCTGCTCGACGAGCCGGACAACTACCTCGACGTCCCGGGCAAGCGGTGGCTGGAGGAGCAGCTGAAGGCCACCCGCAAGACGGTGCTGTTCGTCTCGCACGACCGGGAGCTGCTGACCCAGGCCGCCGAGAAGATCATCAGCCTGGAGGCGAGCCCGACGGGCTCGGACGTCTGGGTGCACGGCGCGGGCTTCGACACGTACCACGACGCCCGCAAGGAGCGCTTCGCGCGCTTCGAGGAGCTCAAGCGGCGCTGGGACGAGGAGCACGCCCGCCTGAAGGCGCTGGTGCTGCGGCTGCGCAACCAGGCGGCGAGCAGCCCCGACATGGCCTCGCGGTACCGGGCGATGCAGACCCGCTTCCAGAAGTTCGAGGAGGCCGGGCCGCCGCCGGAGCCGCCGCGCGAGCAGGACATCCGGATGCGGCTCAAGGGCGGCCGTACGGGCGTGCGCGCGCTCACCGTCGAGAACCTGGAGCTGACGGGGCTGATGAAGCCCTTCTCGCTGGAGGTCTTCTACGGCGAGCGGGTCGCGGTGCTCGGCTCGAACGGCTCCGGGAAGTCGCACTTCCTGCGGCTGCTGGCGGGCGAGGACGTCAAGCACACGGGCACCTGGAAGCTGGGCGCCCGCGTGCTGCCCGGGCACTTCGCGCAGACCCACGCGCATCCCGAGCTGTTCGGCCGCACGCTGGTCGACATCCTGTGGACGGAGGCGGCGAAGCCCCTCGGTGCGGCGATGGGCGTGCTGCGGCGCTATGAGCTGGAGCGCCAGGGGGAGCAGCCGTTCGAGAAGCTGTCGGGCGGGCAGCAGGCGCGCTTCCAGATCCTGCTGCTGGAGCTGGCGGGCACCACTGCGCTGCTGCTGGACGAGCCGACCGACAACCTGGACCTGGAGTCGGCGGAGGCCCTGCAGGACGGCCTGGAGTCGTACGACGGCACTGTGCTGTGCGTCACGCACGACCGGTGGTTCGCCCGCACATTCGACCGCTACCTGGTCTTCGGTTCGGACGGTGTGGTGCGGGAGACTCAGGAGCCGGTCTGGGACGAGCGGCGCGTGAAGCGCGAGCGCACGTAG